The proteins below come from a single Anaerobacillus alkaliphilus genomic window:
- the ligA gene encoding NAD-dependent DNA ligase LigA encodes MDRMEAENKLAELREKLEEYGYHYYVLDKPIVSDAEYDQAMNGLIQIENEYPDLITEDSPSVRIGGEPLPHFEKVQHEIPMLSLGNAFNEQDLRDFDRRVTEGFGGAVTYACELKIDGLAVSLKYEKGRFVLGATRGDGTTGENITNNLKTVRSIPMRLKEAVDLEVRGEAFMPKKSFEKLNEAKREAGEEPFANPRNAAAGSLRQLDPKIAAKRNLDIFLYSLAQIKDKELSSHTEALEYMSQLGLKTNKEARHCKNIDEVIEYVDSWLDKRPHLPYEIDGIVIKVDSLEAQKKLGFTAKSPRWAIAYKFPAEEVVTTLEGIELSVGRTGVVTPTALLTPVQVAGTTVKRASLHNEDLIRQKDLKIGDKVVIKKAGDIIPEVVNVLEELRTGEEVEFHMPTHCPACESELVRLEEEVALRCINPKCPAQIREGLIHFVSRNAMNIDGLGERVITQLFEHELIQDVADIYKLQRDELLNLERMGEKSVDNLLQAIETSKGNSLEKLLFGLGIRFVGAKAAKTLAQHFENIDGLHEASEEELVAINEIGIKMAESIVRYFNTPEVGELISELKSLGVNTEYKGPKIEVSGNSIFLNKIIVLTGKLEILSREEAKEKIEALGGKVTGSVSAKTDLLIAGEKAGSKLTKAESLGIDIWNEERLVEELNK; translated from the coding sequence ATGGATCGTATGGAAGCTGAAAATAAATTAGCTGAATTAAGGGAAAAGCTTGAGGAATACGGTTATCATTACTATGTATTGGACAAACCGATTGTGTCTGATGCCGAGTATGATCAAGCTATGAACGGGCTAATTCAGATTGAAAATGAGTACCCAGATTTAATTACAGAAGACTCACCTTCTGTCCGTATTGGTGGTGAACCACTACCTCATTTTGAGAAGGTTCAACATGAAATTCCGATGTTAAGCTTAGGGAATGCCTTTAACGAACAAGATCTTCGTGATTTTGATCGCCGTGTAACTGAAGGCTTTGGTGGTGCTGTAACTTATGCTTGTGAGCTAAAAATTGATGGGCTAGCAGTTTCACTGAAATATGAAAAAGGACGCTTTGTCCTAGGGGCAACTAGAGGAGACGGTACAACTGGGGAAAACATCACAAATAATTTAAAAACAGTACGTTCCATTCCGATGAGGTTAAAAGAAGCAGTCGATTTAGAGGTTCGTGGTGAGGCTTTTATGCCCAAGAAGTCTTTTGAGAAGTTAAACGAAGCAAAACGAGAAGCGGGTGAGGAACCATTTGCTAACCCGCGGAACGCAGCGGCGGGGTCTCTTAGACAATTGGATCCAAAAATTGCTGCAAAGAGGAATTTAGATATTTTCCTATATTCGCTTGCACAAATCAAAGATAAAGAGCTTTCTTCCCATACTGAAGCTCTTGAATATATGAGTCAGTTAGGCTTAAAAACAAACAAAGAAGCACGACACTGTAAGAACATTGATGAGGTTATTGAATATGTGGACAGCTGGTTAGACAAGCGTCCTCATCTGCCATACGAAATTGATGGGATTGTTATAAAAGTAGACTCATTAGAGGCTCAAAAAAAGCTTGGATTTACAGCGAAAAGCCCAAGATGGGCGATTGCTTATAAATTCCCTGCTGAAGAAGTGGTGACAACCTTGGAGGGGATTGAGCTAAGTGTTGGTCGTACTGGAGTTGTCACTCCAACAGCGCTTCTTACACCAGTACAAGTGGCTGGGACTACTGTAAAAAGAGCTTCACTACACAATGAAGACTTAATCCGTCAAAAGGATTTAAAAATTGGCGATAAAGTAGTAATTAAAAAAGCGGGTGACATTATTCCTGAGGTTGTAAATGTACTTGAGGAACTCCGGACTGGAGAAGAAGTAGAATTTCATATGCCTACCCATTGTCCTGCGTGTGAAAGTGAATTGGTGCGTTTAGAAGAAGAGGTAGCCCTTCGTTGTATTAATCCAAAATGTCCAGCTCAAATTCGTGAAGGTCTAATTCACTTTGTTTCAAGAAACGCGATGAATATTGATGGCTTAGGAGAACGAGTGATCACCCAGCTATTTGAACATGAATTAATTCAGGATGTTGCTGATATATATAAGTTACAAAGAGATGAATTACTAAATCTTGAACGAATGGGTGAAAAATCTGTAGACAACCTCTTACAGGCAATTGAAACGTCTAAAGGGAATTCATTAGAAAAACTTTTATTTGGTCTAGGGATTCGTTTTGTTGGTGCAAAAGCGGCGAAGACTCTGGCACAGCATTTTGAGAACATTGATGGATTACATGAGGCAAGTGAAGAAGAGTTAGTTGCAATAAATGAGATCGGTATTAAGATGGCAGAATCGATCGTTCGCTACTTTAATACCCCAGAGGTCGGGGAACTTATTTCAGAGTTAAAATCCCTTGGAGTAAATACAGAATATAAAGGTCCGAAAATTGAAGTTTCTGGTAATTCGATTTTCTTAAACAAAATAATTGTCTTAACTGGTAAGCTAGAGATATTATCAAGAGAAGAAGCAAAAGAAAAGATTGAGGCACTGGGCGGTAAAGTAACAGGCAGTGTTAGTGCCAAGACCGATCTTTTAATTGCTGGGGAAAAGGCTGGCTCGAAGTTAACGAAAGCAGAGAGTTTAGGTATTGATATTTGGAATGAAGAAAGATTAGTGGAAGAATTAAATAAATAG
- a CDS encoding CamS family sex pheromone protein encodes MKRFVSVLAITTLFLSGCIGVLEKEEEIIVIEDTEDDEQVIISPNLNTPENYYRTVLHEGDYRHSEARGLVPHAVFNRIDINQLEIGLMELASTRFSQNQYFFQEGQYLEGSLINRWLRRYNPEMESHREGLNPPLGEGDTEREKHENQPSYLSHIMEHNYLKGVEDGGSLELGGLVLGISLNSMYYYQTEVGGPSFEVPLDEEDILAEGKRIAIEVLNRVRERDNLANVPIMIALYKEEVRRSLVPGTFMAMTVIEPGKRIERWETINEAYYFYPSRQATQDFREDANRFANFKQDIDGFFDNYVGVVGKGRYKNDQLQELTITINLQTSSKAEIIAMSQYITDRMKKHFPTTLTVQIYLTSLEGAESIIVRHSEQEPFVHIYR; translated from the coding sequence TTGAAACGTTTCGTAAGTGTACTAGCGATAACGACACTTTTTTTATCGGGATGTATTGGGGTACTCGAAAAAGAAGAAGAAATTATAGTTATTGAAGATACAGAAGATGATGAGCAGGTTATTATTAGTCCAAATTTAAATACACCAGAAAACTATTACCGAACAGTTCTGCATGAAGGAGATTATCGCCATAGTGAAGCTAGAGGCTTAGTGCCACATGCTGTGTTTAATCGAATTGATATTAATCAACTAGAAATTGGATTAATGGAGCTAGCTTCTACGAGGTTTTCGCAAAATCAATATTTCTTTCAGGAAGGTCAGTATTTAGAGGGATCATTAATTAATCGATGGCTACGAAGATACAATCCAGAAATGGAAAGCCATCGTGAAGGCTTAAATCCACCGTTAGGAGAAGGCGATACGGAGAGAGAAAAACATGAAAATCAACCGTCTTACTTGTCTCATATTATGGAACACAATTATTTAAAGGGTGTTGAAGACGGCGGGTCTCTTGAATTAGGTGGCTTAGTATTGGGGATCTCTTTAAACTCAATGTATTACTATCAAACGGAGGTTGGTGGTCCATCGTTTGAAGTTCCTTTAGATGAAGAGGACATATTGGCAGAAGGAAAACGAATTGCGATTGAAGTATTAAACCGAGTTCGTGAGAGAGACAACCTAGCTAATGTTCCAATTATGATTGCCCTTTATAAAGAAGAAGTTCGGAGATCACTAGTACCTGGGACATTTATGGCCATGACAGTGATTGAACCAGGGAAACGTATTGAACGTTGGGAAACCATTAATGAAGCGTACTACTTTTATCCGTCAAGGCAAGCCACACAGGATTTTCGGGAAGACGCCAACCGCTTTGCGAACTTTAAGCAGGACATCGACGGCTTCTTTGACAATTATGTAGGTGTTGTAGGCAAAGGTCGCTATAAAAACGATCAACTTCAAGAGTTAACGATTACAATTAACTTACAAACTAGCAGCAAAGCAGAAATTATTGCAATGAGTCAATATATAACCGATCGAATGAAAAAACATTTTCCAACCACACTAACGGTTCAAATCTACTTAACATCGTTAGAAGGCGCTGAGAGTATTATTGTCCGACACTCAGAACAAGAACCTTTTGTGCATATTTACCGTTAA
- the putP gene encoding sodium/proline symporter PutP, protein METATLVTFIVYLVGMLAIGLFAYRMTSNLSDYVLGGRRLGGGVAALSAGASDMSSWLLLGLPGYAYIAGMEAIWISVGLAVGAYLNWQFIATRLRKYTEIAGDSITVPDFLENRFRDDSKILRVISAFVILIFFAFYTSSGLVGGAYLFEASFGLTYTQALWIGAIVIISYTFLGGFLAVSWTDFFQGILMFLALIIVPIVAIAEMGGWSATVSAVGNVDPAHLDVFAGVTAMGIISLAAWGLGYFGQPHIITRFMAVKSSKEIPKARLVGMSWMVLALMGAIFTGFVGIAYFSANGPADAIADGAHETVFILFTQILFNPWVSGFLLAAILAAIMSTIDSQLLVSSSAITEDFYKAIFRKNASQTELVWVGRAGVVLIAIIAIILAYNPESSVLDLVSYAWAGFGAAFGPVIILALFWRRMTRNGALAGMIVGAVTVFVWSELSGGLFDLYEIVPGFIFGWIAIMVVSLIGKEPSQEILDEFDSVKTSKI, encoded by the coding sequence TTGGAAACAGCAACGTTAGTTACGTTTATAGTTTACTTAGTTGGGATGCTGGCAATCGGTCTTTTTGCTTATCGAATGACTAGCAATTTATCAGATTATGTTCTAGGAGGAAGGAGGTTAGGTGGGGGAGTCGCCGCGTTGAGTGCGGGTGCCTCTGACATGAGTAGTTGGTTATTGCTAGGTTTACCTGGGTACGCATATATTGCTGGTATGGAAGCGATTTGGATTTCCGTAGGTTTAGCTGTTGGGGCATACTTAAATTGGCAGTTTATCGCTACTCGCTTACGAAAGTACACTGAGATTGCAGGAGACTCTATTACAGTACCTGATTTCTTAGAAAACCGTTTTCGAGATGACTCAAAAATTCTTCGGGTAATTTCTGCATTTGTCATCTTAATCTTCTTCGCCTTTTATACATCTTCAGGTCTTGTCGGAGGAGCTTATTTATTTGAAGCTTCATTCGGATTAACTTATACTCAGGCATTATGGATAGGTGCTATTGTAATTATTTCATATACGTTCTTAGGTGGATTTTTAGCAGTCAGCTGGACAGATTTCTTCCAAGGGATCTTAATGTTCTTGGCTCTAATCATTGTTCCGATAGTTGCTATTGCTGAAATGGGTGGCTGGAGTGCAACGGTTTCAGCGGTAGGGAATGTGGACCCAGCTCATCTAGATGTATTTGCTGGTGTAACAGCGATGGGGATTATTTCTTTAGCTGCTTGGGGCTTAGGTTATTTTGGTCAACCTCATATCATCACGCGTTTTATGGCTGTGAAATCGTCTAAAGAAATTCCTAAAGCTAGATTAGTAGGGATGAGTTGGATGGTATTAGCATTGATGGGAGCAATCTTTACTGGATTTGTTGGGATTGCTTACTTCTCAGCAAATGGTCCAGCAGATGCGATTGCTGATGGCGCCCATGAAACAGTATTTATCCTATTTACCCAAATCTTATTTAATCCTTGGGTATCTGGTTTCTTACTGGCAGCTATTTTAGCAGCAATTATGAGCACAATTGACTCACAATTATTAGTATCTTCAAGTGCGATTACTGAGGACTTCTATAAAGCTATTTTTAGAAAAAATGCTAGTCAAACTGAACTGGTTTGGGTCGGTAGAGCAGGGGTTGTCTTAATTGCAATTATTGCGATTATCCTCGCTTACAATCCGGAAAGTTCAGTACTAGATCTAGTATCATATGCGTGGGCAGGCTTTGGAGCAGCGTTTGGGCCTGTCATTATTCTAGCATTGTTCTGGAGACGCATGACTCGAAATGGTGCATTAGCTGGAATGATCGTTGGTGCAGTAACAGTCTTTGTCTGGAGTGAGCTATCAGGTGGTTTATTCGACCTATATGAAATTGTTCCAGGATTTATCTTTGGCTGGATTGCCATTATGGTCGTTAGCTTAATTGGTAAAGAACCATCGCAAGAAATCTTAGATGAATTTGATAGTGTAAAAACTAGTAAAATATAA
- a CDS encoding nucleotidyltransferase domain-containing protein gives MEQLPIHAAKKFVSKFHPNCDAALLAGSVVSGQATATSDLDIVIFDRNQSHSYRESLVEFGWPIEVFVHNLDSYKPFFVSDCERARPTLPRMVSEGVILKDNGIVVDIKNEANELLAKGPEKWSGEIIRLKRYFITDALDDLLGATDRSEELQIANTLTELVSEFVLRTNGHWIGSSKWVMRTLKQFDEQFAQQYFESFDLFYRTGDKADVADLVEDVLRPYGGRLFEGFSIGKNS, from the coding sequence ATGGAGCAATTGCCAATTCATGCAGCAAAAAAATTCGTTAGCAAGTTTCACCCTAACTGCGATGCAGCCTTGCTAGCAGGTAGTGTTGTAAGTGGCCAAGCAACCGCAACTTCCGACTTGGATATTGTCATATTTGACCGCAATCAGTCTCATTCCTATAGAGAGTCTTTGGTAGAGTTTGGCTGGCCGATAGAGGTATTTGTACATAATCTAGATTCTTATAAACCATTTTTCGTTAGTGATTGTGAAAGGGCGCGACCGACGTTACCGAGGATGGTGTCAGAAGGAGTAATTCTTAAGGACAATGGGATTGTTGTTGACATAAAGAACGAGGCAAATGAGTTGCTGGCAAAAGGACCAGAGAAGTGGTCGGGTGAAATCATTCGATTAAAAAGGTACTTTATCACTGACGCTTTGGATGATTTGCTTGGCGCAACTGACCGATCGGAGGAATTACAGATTGCCAACACTTTAACAGAACTTGTTAGTGAATTTGTATTAAGAACTAACGGGCACTGGATCGGTTCCTCTAAATGGGTCATGCGGACGTTGAAGCAGTTTGATGAACAGTTCGCTCAACAGTATTTTGAGTCATTTGATCTGTTTTATCGGACGGGGGATAAGGCAGACGTTGCTGACCTAGTCGAAGATGTTCTACGTCCTTATGGAGGAAGATTGTTTGAGGGGTTTTCGATAGGGAAGAATAGTTGA
- a CDS encoding PspA/IM30 family protein → MFEFFKRIKTVVSSELNSALDKAEDPEKMLDQYVRDMSAEIREVEAATAKMIAEEKLFNKKVNEARDMVEKREQQALQALQSGNEDLARRALEDKQRLANEYVQLEQLHRSTALQAEDLKEKLKQMKSEFREMELKRDTLKAKAGAAKAKAQMNRSLSSMNNGGSKQGFERMEKKVMQFEAEAEASEDLRVANQSLDKELDALHKESSVDLELARLKEKLNSE, encoded by the coding sequence ATGTTTGAATTTTTTAAACGAATTAAGACGGTAGTTAGTTCTGAGCTTAACAGTGCGCTTGACAAAGCGGAGGATCCAGAAAAAATGTTAGATCAGTATGTAAGAGACATGAGTGCTGAAATCAGGGAGGTGGAAGCAGCGACGGCAAAAATGATTGCCGAAGAAAAGTTGTTTAATAAAAAGGTCAATGAAGCACGAGACATGGTTGAGAAGCGTGAACAACAAGCATTACAAGCGTTACAAAGCGGTAATGAAGATTTAGCAAGACGTGCGTTAGAAGATAAGCAACGATTAGCAAATGAATATGTACAGTTAGAACAACTTCACCGCAGTACGGCACTTCAAGCAGAAGACTTAAAAGAAAAGCTGAAGCAAATGAAATCAGAATTCCGTGAGATGGAGTTAAAACGAGATACATTGAAGGCGAAAGCTGGTGCAGCGAAAGCAAAAGCACAGATGAACCGTTCGTTATCGTCGATGAATAACGGAGGATCTAAGCAAGGCTTTGAGCGTATGGAAAAGAAGGTTATGCAATTCGAAGCTGAAGCTGAGGCAAGTGAAGACTTACGAGTGGCAAACCAAAGCTTAGATAAGGAGCTAGATGCCCTTCATAAAGAGAGCAGCGTTGACCTTGAGCTTGCCCGGTTAAAAGAAAAACTTAACAGTGAATGA
- a CDS encoding NfeD family protein codes for MELFGFTLETIYMYALIIGASLTLLYILFGDLLEGIFESLSEGPVNPTVVLAFITIFSAMAYLMERLTSVHSFIVFLASLVTALILVTLLNVFILIPLSQAEATMAYSDEDLKGRIGKVITSIPVDGFGEVMIQGHGGNIAKSAVSFENDAIPYDTDVLVIEVKNGVLHVVPHEKFD; via the coding sequence ATGGAGCTTTTTGGCTTTACCTTAGAAACAATTTATATGTATGCGCTAATTATTGGTGCGAGCTTAACATTACTTTATATCTTGTTCGGCGATTTATTAGAAGGGATCTTCGAGTCATTATCTGAAGGTCCCGTAAATCCAACTGTCGTTTTGGCGTTTATAACAATTTTTAGTGCGATGGCTTATTTGATGGAGAGGTTAACTTCCGTTCATAGTTTTATAGTCTTTTTGGCTTCTCTTGTCACTGCACTCATTTTAGTGACGTTGTTAAATGTTTTCATTTTAATACCACTTTCTCAAGCGGAGGCGACGATGGCCTATTCTGATGAAGATCTAAAAGGTCGGATTGGTAAGGTGATTACCTCGATACCTGTCGATGGTTTTGGGGAAGTAATGATCCAAGGACACGGTGGTAACATCGCCAAGTCTGCGGTGAGCTTCGAAAATGATGCGATTCCTTATGATACAGATGTATTAGTAATTGAAGTGAAAAACGGGGTATTACATGTGGTGCCTCATGAAAAATTCGATTAA
- a CDS encoding flotillin family protein codes for MDLIYIVVGIVAFLILALIGVFVTKYRTVGPDEALIVTGSYLGGKNVNIDESGNKIKIVRGGGTFVFPVFHQSASLSLLSSKIDVSTPEVYTEQGVPVMADGTAIIKIGGSIGEIATAAEQFLGKTKADRENEAKEVLEGHLRSILGSLTVEEIYKNREKFSQEVQRVASQDLAKMGLVIVSFTIKDVRDKNGYLESLGKARISQVKRDADIATAEADKETRIKRAEADKEAKRAELERATEIAEAEKVNKLKVAEFRREQDVAKARADQAYHLEEARSKQEVMEQQMQIQIIERQKQIELEEKEILRREKQYDSEVKKKADADRYSVEQAAEADKTKQFTEADAHKYRIEAMAKAEAEKIRLDGIAKAEAERAKGQSEAEVIRLKGLAEAEAKEKIAEAFEKYGQAAMLDMILEMLPSYAREVASPLANIDKITVVDTGSSGENGGANKVTGYATNLMSTLQESLKASSGIDVKELIENFSGKGNVRASIDQLSNELAASKAPVEQPKTEE; via the coding sequence ATGGATTTAATTTATATTGTTGTAGGTATTGTAGCATTTTTAATTTTAGCTCTTATTGGTGTATTTGTAACAAAGTATCGTACAGTTGGTCCAGATGAGGCTTTAATTGTAACAGGTAGTTATTTAGGCGGAAAAAATGTTAACATTGACGAATCTGGCAATAAAATAAAAATTGTTCGTGGTGGTGGTACATTTGTTTTTCCAGTATTCCATCAATCAGCATCTTTAAGTCTATTATCTAGTAAAATTGATGTTTCTACTCCTGAGGTTTACACAGAACAAGGTGTACCTGTTATGGCTGACGGAACAGCGATCATAAAGATTGGTGGCTCAATTGGTGAAATAGCCACAGCTGCCGAGCAGTTTCTTGGGAAAACAAAAGCAGATCGTGAAAATGAAGCAAAAGAAGTATTAGAAGGTCATTTACGTTCAATCTTAGGTTCGTTAACGGTTGAAGAAATTTATAAAAATCGGGAGAAGTTCTCGCAAGAAGTTCAACGAGTTGCATCACAAGACTTAGCGAAAATGGGTCTTGTCATTGTTTCATTTACAATTAAAGATGTTCGTGACAAAAATGGTTACTTAGAATCACTTGGAAAGGCACGGATTTCTCAAGTGAAGCGTGATGCTGACATCGCCACGGCGGAAGCAGATAAAGAAACGAGAATTAAGCGTGCTGAAGCTGACAAAGAAGCAAAACGTGCTGAATTAGAAAGGGCAACGGAAATTGCAGAAGCTGAAAAGGTAAATAAATTAAAAGTTGCTGAGTTCCGTAGAGAACAAGATGTAGCAAAGGCACGAGCTGACCAAGCGTACCATTTAGAAGAAGCTCGTTCGAAACAAGAAGTTATGGAACAACAAATGCAAATTCAAATTATTGAGCGTCAAAAGCAAATCGAATTAGAAGAAAAAGAGATTCTTAGACGTGAAAAACAATACGATTCAGAAGTTAAGAAAAAGGCAGATGCGGATCGTTATTCAGTCGAGCAAGCGGCTGAAGCAGATAAAACAAAACAATTTACTGAAGCAGATGCTCACAAATACCGTATTGAAGCCATGGCTAAAGCCGAAGCTGAAAAAATTCGACTTGACGGTATTGCGAAAGCCGAAGCTGAACGTGCAAAAGGTCAATCAGAAGCAGAAGTTATCCGCTTAAAAGGTCTTGCTGAAGCGGAAGCGAAAGAGAAGATTGCAGAAGCATTCGAGAAGTACGGCCAAGCGGCTATGCTTGATATGATCTTAGAAATGCTTCCTTCATATGCAAGAGAGGTTGCTAGTCCACTAGCTAATATAGATAAGATCACAGTTGTTGACACAGGTTCAAGCGGCGAAAATGGCGGTGCGAACAAAGTCACTGGATATGCAACAAACTTAATGTCAACATTACAGGAGTCATTAAAAGCTTCATCTGGCATTGATGTTAAAGAGTTGATTGAGAACTTCTCTGGTAAAGGCAATGTGAGAGCAAGCATTGACCAGTTATCAAACGAATTAGCAGCATCAAAAGCTCCAGTGGAGCAACCGAAAACAGAAGAATAA
- a CDS encoding CBO0543 family protein encodes MNNKEKIEELYKQVSIQTYEKLDIWKDTILFTWQWWIGVGLSIIPWILWIIFRRKESTLRLLTVGFFVMFLSTFLDSIGVQLGLWYYTHAPLPLIPAFFPWDTTLMPIVIMGLIQFKPKLSPYIKGLIFAGLTSYVGEPLFIWLELYKPIAWKHIYSFPIYFLIYLISNKIYIGNSYHKST; translated from the coding sequence GTGAATAATAAAGAAAAAATTGAAGAACTGTACAAGCAAGTAAGTATACAAACCTATGAAAAATTGGACATCTGGAAGGATACTATTTTATTTACGTGGCAATGGTGGATTGGGGTTGGTTTGTCTATCATCCCTTGGATATTATGGATTATCTTTAGGAGAAAAGAAAGCACGTTACGTCTTTTAACAGTTGGTTTTTTTGTTATGTTTCTTTCTACGTTTTTGGATTCGATCGGTGTCCAGTTAGGATTATGGTATTATACACATGCACCGCTTCCGTTAATTCCAGCATTTTTTCCGTGGGATACAACCTTAATGCCTATTGTCATCATGGGGTTGATCCAGTTTAAACCGAAGCTAAGCCCTTATATCAAAGGCTTGATATTTGCAGGGTTAACTTCATATGTGGGAGAACCCCTGTTTATTTGGCTCGAACTATATAAGCCAATCGCTTGGAAACATATCTATTCGTTCCCAATTTATTTTTTGATATATTTGATTTCGAATAAAATATACATCGGAAACTCTTATCATAAAAGCACTTAA
- a CDS encoding RDD family protein: protein MEEKWVNKFLDEKYQASFFSRLLAIFYDLITLAVVLIISGILMTWWMFHQSNAPDTSNLFYIREYIWEHEFHLFVINWIVLGIVAIVVQYIIPMFSKQTVGMKMVGLYLRDENANEISKSQYAKREMLKVFLFPTIFFSFKKGKRPLYDQYSKTFLLY from the coding sequence ATGGAAGAAAAATGGGTAAATAAATTCCTCGATGAAAAGTATCAAGCTAGTTTTTTTTCGCGGTTGTTGGCGATTTTTTACGATCTCATCACATTGGCAGTGGTTCTAATTATATCTGGAATTCTAATGACTTGGTGGATGTTTCACCAATCGAATGCCCCTGACACTAGTAATCTCTTTTATATTCGGGAATATATTTGGGAGCATGAATTTCATTTGTTTGTGATTAATTGGATTGTCTTAGGAATCGTGGCAATCGTTGTTCAATATATAATCCCCATGTTTTCAAAGCAAACGGTAGGGATGAAGATGGTAGGCTTATATTTACGGGATGAAAATGCCAACGAGATAAGTAAAAGTCAGTATGCAAAAAGAGAAATGCTGAAAGTGTTTTTATTTCCGACAATCTTCTTTTCTTTTAAAAAAGGAAAACGGCCTTTGTATGACCAATATTCTAAAACATTCTTGTTATATTAA
- a CDS encoding DoxX family protein: protein MEDLGLLIIRVVVGALFIGHGAQKLFGWFGGYGLKGTGDWLVSIGLKPGVTMALFAGLGEFVGGILFILGLLTPLAAVLLAGTMLVAIVKVHGANGLWVTQNGYEYNLTLIAVAIGIALIGPGQYALDALLW, encoded by the coding sequence ATGGAAGATTTAGGTTTATTAATTATTCGTGTAGTAGTCGGTGCTTTATTTATTGGTCATGGAGCACAGAAGCTTTTTGGTTGGTTCGGTGGTTATGGGTTAAAAGGAACGGGCGATTGGCTTGTTTCGATAGGATTAAAACCAGGAGTTACAATGGCATTATTTGCAGGGTTAGGAGAATTTGTTGGAGGTATCTTATTTATATTAGGGCTTTTAACTCCTTTAGCAGCAGTGTTACTTGCAGGAACAATGCTAGTGGCAATTGTGAAGGTTCACGGAGCAAACGGTTTATGGGTGACTCAGAATGGATATGAATATAATCTAACGTTAATCGCAGTTGCTATTGGTATTGCCTTAATCGGACCTGGTCAATATGCGCTTGATGCACTTTTATGGTAA
- a CDS encoding ring-cleaving dioxygenase: MTKKTLGIHHITAIVGHPQENVDFYAGILGLRLVKKTVNFDDPGTYHLYFGNEGGSPGTIITFFPWAGAYKGRIGDGQVGVTSYVVPTGALNFWRVRLEKFKIDYKETIRFGETYLEFEDPHGLRLEIVEREAGEKNHWEFGEVTSDVAIKGFGGATLFSNHPEQTAIMLEKIMGLEKVCKEGEYLRFQSTDDIGNIIDLKMKPTGKGQMGVGTVHHIAWRAKDDADQLDWKQHVESFRFGVTPVQDRNYFNAIYFREPGEILFEIATDPPGFAHDESFETMGENLKLPAQYEVHREQLEQHLLPLEVRKLD; the protein is encoded by the coding sequence ATGACTAAAAAAACACTAGGTATCCACCATATAACAGCAATCGTCGGTCACCCACAGGAAAATGTAGATTTTTATGCTGGAATTTTAGGTCTTCGCTTAGTTAAGAAAACAGTCAACTTTGATGATCCTGGCACGTACCATCTATACTTTGGAAACGAAGGAGGTAGTCCAGGAACAATCATTACCTTCTTTCCGTGGGCAGGTGCTTATAAAGGAAGAATTGGCGACGGCCAGGTTGGTGTTACTTCTTACGTGGTGCCAACAGGTGCATTAAACTTCTGGAGAGTACGCCTTGAAAAATTTAAGATTGATTACAAGGAGACTATTCGCTTTGGCGAAACATACCTAGAGTTTGAAGATCCTCATGGTTTACGTTTAGAAATCGTTGAAAGAGAAGCTGGTGAAAAAAATCACTGGGAGTTTGGTGAAGTGACATCTGATGTAGCGATTAAAGGCTTTGGTGGAGCAACGTTATTTTCCAACCATCCCGAACAGACAGCTATCATGCTCGAGAAAATCATGGGGCTTGAGAAAGTTTGTAAAGAAGGGGAGTACTTGCGTTTTCAATCCACTGACGATATCGGAAATATCATTGACTTGAAAATGAAGCCAACCGGTAAGGGGCAAATGGGTGTTGGCACTGTTCATCATATAGCATGGAGAGCGAAGGATGATGCAGATCAATTGGATTGGAAGCAACACGTAGAAAGCTTCCGTTTTGGGGTTACTCCAGTTCAGGATCGAAATTACTTTAATGCGATATATTTTAGAGAGCCTGGAGAAATCTTATTTGAAATTGCGACGGATCCCCCAGGCTTTGCACATGACGAATCGTTTGAGACTATGGGCGAGAATTTAAAGTTACCAGCTCAATATGAAGTTCATCGCGAACAGCTCGAGCAACATCTACTACCACTTGAGGTAAGAAAATTAGATTAA